In the genome of Limanda limanda chromosome 15, fLimLim1.1, whole genome shotgun sequence, one region contains:
- the nvl gene encoding nuclear valosin-containing protein-like isoform X1 — protein MKNRGGGGVDSRLRQRVEQYMASSNREYVDLSAMALELQKLHRMEYGRRNKTAFRIQVEKVYEAIMKESGLNYLESKHLAKRAKHSRKNNGVLPGGWQKNYRESPEPLTRTFAFSHLAALENVRRFSGVQCSEGSSSSSSGESSDTEHIQENTPINHMNSSVTSLYRKGNSDSITGSPRRDQPAPSSDVSTATPPPSAGTVVSTGGWFIDKGRGPEKSNILIDLCDEEPTNTATNQTDVSMLEPEKSHRKSKKRTKSSTETAEPQTLTKKAKSKLPELQYPTLKFEDVGGNEDTLTEVCKLMIHMRHPEVYQHLGMVPPRGFLLHGPPGCGKTLLAQAVAGELQLPMLKVSAPELVSGVSGESEQKLRELFDLAVSSAPCILFIDEIDSITPKREVASKDMERRIVAQLLTCMDDLNSLTVTAQILVIGATNRPDSLDPALRRAGRFDREICMGIPDEAARLRILKTLCRKLKLPEDFDYQQLAHLTPGYVGADLMALCREAAMTAVNRALLEMRGWPQGKGQISTSELLTNKVQTEAVVTDGEVGEQQTTDMKPVSQEESGQSQQQQGELCHLLHLLKSTDTLSEEELDSLSILMSDFQASLSSIQPSAKREGFATVPDVTWENVGALHDIREELTMAILAPVRSPEQFKALGLSAPSGVLLAGPPGCGKTLLAKAVANESGLNFISVKGPELLNMYVGESERAVRQVFQRGRNSAPCVIFFDEIDALCPRRSGHESGASVRVVNQLLTEMDGLETRRQVFIMAATNRPDIIDPAILRPGRLDKTLYVGLPPAKDRHEILLTITKGGTKPQLEQDVSLEEIAFDERCDCLTGADLTALVREASVNALRAYLKSQNPPASSSGHTCSAGSVAHIRVSKQNFEDAFKKVRPSVSKKDQRTYEQLRESLSR, from the exons ATGAAGAACAGAGGTGGTGGCGGGGTGGACAGTCGGCTCAGACAGAGAGTGGAGCAG taTATGGCATCCAGCAACCGTGAATATGTGGACCTTTCAGCCATGGCCCTCGAACTTCAGAAGTTACACAG AATGGAGTATGGCAGAAGAAACAAGACAGCTTTCAGGATTCAAGTAGAGAAAG TGTATGAAGCTATCATGAAGGAATCTGGGCTGAATTATCTGGAGAGCAAGCACTTGGCTAAGAGAGCCAAGCACAGCCGCAAAAACAATGG AGTTTTACCAGGGGGCTGGCAGAAGAACTACCGCGAAAGTCCGGAGCCTCTCACTCGGACCTTTGCGTTCTCACATTTAGCcgctctggagaatgtcaggagattctctggagttcagtgcag tgaagggagcagcagcagcagctcaggggAGTCGTCTGACACTGAACATATTCAGGAAAACACT CCCATCAACCACATGAACAGCTCTGTTACATCTCTGTATCGGAAGGGAAACTCTGACTCCATTACCGGCTCACCTAGGAGAGATCAACCTGCTCCAAGCAGTGATGTCAGCACAGCCACTCCCCCTCCCAGTGCAGGCACTGTGGTCTCCACAGGAGGCTGGTTCATTGATAAAGGGAGGGGCCCCGAGAAAAGCAACATTCTCATTGACCTGTGTGATGAGGAGCCAACAAATACAGCAACAAAT CAGACAGACGTGTCCATGCTGGAGCCTGAGAAATCTCACAGGAAGTctaaaaaaaggacaaagagcTCAACTGAAACAGCCGAGCCTCAAACCTTGACCAAAAAAG CTAAATCCAAGTTACCAGAGCTGCAGTATCCGACTCTGAAGTTTGAGGACGTAGGAGGTAATGAAGACACATTAACG GAGGTGTGTAAGCTGATGATCCACATGCGTCACCCAGAGGTGTACCAACATCTGGGAATGGTTCCTCCCAGGGGCTTCCTCCTCCATGGACCTCCTGGCTGTGGAAAGACATTGCTGGCCCAGGCTGTGGCTGGT gagctgcagctgcccATGCTAAAGGTGTCTGCTCCGGAGCTGGTGTCTGGAGTGTCTGGAGAATCTGAACAGAAGCTCAGAGAGCTGTTTGACTTGGCTGTG AGCTCTGCTCCATGTATCCTGTTCATAGATGAGATAGACTCCATCACCCCTAAGAGAGAGGTGGCCTCTAAAGACATGGAGAGGAGGATTGTAGCTCAGCTGCTAACCTGCATGGACG ACTTGAACAGTCTGACCGTGACAGCTCAGATCCTGGTCATTGGCGCCACCAACAGGCCAGACTCCCTGGACCCTGCCCTACGCAGAGCTGGACGCTTTGATAGAGAGATCTGCATGGGCATCCCGGATGAAGCAGCTCGTCTCAG GATCTTGAAAACTTTGTGTCGAAAGCTGAAGCTGCCGGAGGACTTTGACTACCAGCAGCTGGCCCACCTCACCCCTGGCTATGTGGGGGCTGACCTCATGGCTCTGTGCCGCGAAGCTGCCATGACTGCTGTGAACAGGGCCCTGCTGGAAATGagagggtggcctcagggcaAGGGACAAATCTCTACTTCAGAGCTGCTAACAAACAAAGTTCAGACTGAGGCTGTTGTGACAGACGGAGAGGTCGGGGAGCAACAGACAACAGACATGAAGCCAGTATCTCAGGAAGAATCAGGACAGAGCCAGCAGCAG CAGGGGGAGCTGTGTCACCTCCTACACCTGCTGAAATCCACTGACACACTGTCAGAGGAAGAGCTGGACAGCCTGTCCATTCTAATGTCAGACTTCCAGGCCTCCTTGTCCAGTATCCAGCCCTCAGCAAAGAGGGAGGGCTTCGCCACTGTGCCTGATGTCACCTGGGAGAATGTGGGGGCCCTGCATGATATCAGAGAGGAGCTCACCATGGCCATACTG GCTCCTGTGCGTTCTCCGGAACAATTCAAAGCGCTGGGTCTCAGTGCTCCATCTGGAGTTTTGCTGGCTGGACCTCCGGGATGTGGAAAAACACTGCTTGCCAAG GCAGTGGCCAATGAGTCAGGCCTCAACTTCATCTCTGTCAAGGGACCAGAACTGCTCAATATG TATGTTGGAGAGAGTGAACGAGCTGTCAGACAGGTCTTCCAGAGAGGACGCAACTCTGCTCCATGCGTCATCTTTTTTGACGAGATTGATGCTCTGTGTCCTCGTCGCTCAGGTCATGAG tcagGAGCCAGTGTGCGGGTGGTCAACCAGCTACTTACGGAGATGGACGGCTTAGAGACTCGACGACAGGTCTTCATCATGGCTGCTACAAACAGACCAG ATATCATTGACCCTGCCATTCTGAGGCCAGGTCGCCTAGATAAAACTCTGTATGTGGGCCTGCCGCCTGCAAAAGATCGCCATGAAATCCTGCTCACTATTACTAAG GGGGGGACCAAACCTCAACTGGAGCAGGATGTCAGTCTTGAAGAGATCGCCTTTGATGAGCGCTGTGATTGCTTAAC TGGGGCTGACCTAACTGCGTTAGTGAGAGAAGCATCTGTTAATGCCCTGAGGGCCTACCTCAAGTCCCAGaatcctccagcttcctcctctg GTCACACATGCTCCGCTGGGTCAGTTGCTCACATCAGAGTCAGTAAACAGAACTTTGAGGATGCCTTCAAGAAAGTTAGACCATCAGTGTCCAAAAAG GATCAACGGACGTATGAGCAGCTGAGAGAGTCCCTCAGCAGATAA